Proteins co-encoded in one Nicotiana sylvestris chromosome 7, ASM39365v2, whole genome shotgun sequence genomic window:
- the LOC138873661 gene encoding uncharacterized protein has product MESPWLVRGDFNVILSEEEKYGGLPVYVREVEDFAHCVDTCELYDLGFKGSLYTWWNGRSDIDCILFFLNQQFLDLFPALEVEHLIKYGLDHAPLLLSCNIDTVQVKKLFKFLNFWAKHETFLDVVKENWVTDGMGNPFILFQNKLKKVKATLTVWSKETFGDIFKKIASLEDVIKVHKVEFELNPTIQNRAKLHKVEANLTRYYHLEEEFWRQKAGMQWFKDGYRNNKRADEQNERLWAEPTMEEVKVAVFGLNGNSVSGPVRFTGQFYHASWEIICDNVLNMVKAFYYGAELPKFITHTNLVLLPKKKNVATFSNMRPISLSNFSNKIISRVVLERLRGKPSNVVIKLDMAKAYDRVLWLFLTKTNGFYKSSREVKLGDPLSPTLFILEAEVLGRALDAIFDNPDFIGFGPDHWCDESIKYVEDVVENGTWNEVLLRELLPEELADHILEITTPPLDHSIKDKPTWNLENKWPIYCEVYLAIHKEEKRGENALQVLLGTWTAFQDNFLHVEVVKRKAAFR; this is encoded by the exons ATGGAATCTCCTTGGCTTGTTAGAGGAGATTTCAATGTAATTCTATCTGAGGAGGAGAAATATGGAGGCCTGCCTGTTTATGTGAGGGAAGTAGAAGACTTTGCACATTGTGTAGACACATGTGAATTGTATGATCTAGGATTTAAGGGGAGTTTGTACACTTGGTGGAATGGGAGGTCTGATATTGATTGCATATTATTCTTTTTAAATCAACAGTTCCTTGATCTATTCCCAGCACTAGAAGTTGAGCACTTGATCAAGTATGGTTTAGACCATGCTCCTCTTCTATTATCCTGTAACATTGATACAGTACAGGTGAAGAAACTCTTCAAATTTCTTAACTTTTGGGCTAAGCATGAAACATTTCTGGATGTGGTAAAGGAGAATTGGGTGACTGATGGCATGGGAAATCCATTTATCTTATTTCAAAACAAGCTGAAGAAGGTAAAGGCAACATTGACAGTATGGAGTAAGGAGACCTTTGGAGACATATTTAAGAAAATTGCATCCCTGGAGGATGTTATTAAGGTTCATAAGGTGGAGTTTGAATTGAATCCAACAATACAAAATAGAGCTAAACTACACAAGGTAGAAGCTAATCTTACAAGGTACTATCATCTTGAAGAGGAATTTTGGAGACAAAAGGCTGGTATGCAATGGTTTAAAGATGGATATAGAAACAATAAGCGGGC TGATGAGCAAAATGAAAGGTTGTGGGCAGAACCTACAATGGAAGAAGTTAAGGTAGCAGTTTTTGGCTTAAATGGTAATAGTGTCAGTGGTCCAGTTAGATTCACTGGCCAATTTTATCATGCGAGTTGGGAGATAATATGTGATAATGTTCTCAACATGGTCAAGGCTTTCTATTATGGTGCTGAACTTCCAAAGTTCATCACCCACACAAATCTTGTATTGCTTCCCAAGAAGAAGAATGTTGCTACGTTTTCTAATATGAGGCCAATCAGTTTgagcaatttttcaaacaaaatCATATCCAGAGTTGTTCTTGAGAG ATTGAGAGGGAAGCCATCTAATGTGGTAATCAAATTGGACATGGCAAAGGCTTATGATAGAGTCTTATGGTTGTTTTTGACAAAG ACCAATGGATTTTATAAATCTTCAAGGGAAGTTAAGCTAGGAGATCCTCTCTCTCCTACATTGTTCATTCTAGAAGCTGAAGTGCTTGGGAGAGCCTTGGATGCCATTTTTGACAATCCTGATTTCATAGGATTTG GTCCAGATCATTGGTGTGATGAATCTATAAAGTATGTGGAAGATGTGGTGGAGAATGGGACATGGAATGAAGTATTATTGAGGGAGCTACTGCCTGAGGAGTTAGCTGACCATATCCTAGAGATAACCACACCACCTTTAGATCACTCAATAAAGGATAAGCCTACGTGGAATTTAGAAAACAAATGGCCAATTTACTGTGAAGTCTACTTGGCAATACATaaggaagaaaaaagaggagaGAATGCTTTACAAGTTCTTTTGGGTACATGGACTGCCTTTCAAGATAACTTTCTTCATGTGGAGGttgtgaaaagaaaagctgcctTTAGATGA